The following proteins come from a genomic window of Methylorubrum populi:
- a CDS encoding type II toxin-antitoxin system death-on-curing family toxin translates to MSEVVWLKSDLIQAIHAHQLKLFGGPPGIRDEGALESALGRPINRAGYGEPDLAELAAAYAFGIAKNHPFIDGNKRAALLALVTFLGLNDVDFVVDEAEAVVMIRGLAAGEIDESGLTRWIRDNWPKT, encoded by the coding sequence GTGAGCGAGGTCGTCTGGCTGAAGAGCGATCTCATCCAGGCCATTCACGCTCATCAGCTCAAGCTTTTCGGCGGACCACCCGGTATTCGCGATGAAGGGGCACTAGAATCGGCATTGGGGCGCCCGATCAACCGGGCCGGCTACGGTGAGCCTGATCTCGCAGAGCTGGCGGCCGCCTACGCTTTCGGAATTGCCAAGAACCATCCCTTCATCGACGGTAACAAGCGCGCCGCCCTGCTGGCGCTCGTCACCTTCCTCGGTCTGAACGATGTCGACTTCGTCGTCGATGAAGCGGAAGCAGTGGTGATGATTCGCGGCCTCGCCGCGGGTGAGATCGACGAATCCGGTCTGACCCGCTGGATCCGCGACAACTGGCCGAAGACGTAG
- a CDS encoding L,D-transpeptidase family protein — translation MRAASGAGTGIARTLSVALAALLAFGHAAARAEEPAAESGIVIRKAAVDPADGPAISPDTNDTAPSAAEAPAPSETPGSSEAPAPAPAAEGPPAPVAPSEPLPAAVYARLADSAPLLQRLTGKDREAIQSFYALGNFKPIWIEKGAFTPAADAAIARLRAAGEDGLDPNAYPVPAVGKLSRPDTDAEIAEADLKLSASLALYARDARGGRVNPASISKLITPTLDLPSADAVLTRLAAAGAQAGEVLQSYNPRQPGYLALKERLAGLRVGRTQGTPSVKLPDGPVLKLGMSDPRVPLLRSRFGLEARAAGTLDAAPGESDAYDRSVADAVKDFQRSRGLPASGTLTRATVAALANPSLPKASASEADILVNMERWRWLPSELGPDYVLVNVPEFKLKVFRDGRLRDETRVIVGKPTSPTPIFSGMMEYAVVNPSWYVPPSILKQMLASGKTAGFEVVRRGNVISLRQPPGERNALGFIKFMFPNQHAVYLHDTPNRSLFSASTRAFSHGCVRVDDPFRFADAVLPNWTQERLKKLIGKGERTLRLPEKLPVHLAYFTAEVDSLGSYRTLPDLYGYDGPMKVALGLAARPDAVAKGPAATKPKSTEARPSARQATTREAVRSERRAAPRRAPDMFGEPDGGQVYAYPQRSFW, via the coding sequence ATGCGCGCTGCATCGGGAGCCGGAACGGGCATCGCGCGGACCCTGTCCGTCGCTTTGGCCGCCCTCCTCGCCTTCGGCCACGCCGCCGCCCGTGCCGAGGAGCCCGCCGCCGAGAGCGGGATCGTTATCCGCAAGGCCGCGGTCGATCCCGCCGACGGGCCCGCCATATCCCCGGACACGAACGATACAGCGCCGTCGGCGGCGGAGGCCCCTGCCCCGTCCGAGACGCCCGGCTCGTCCGAGGCTCCCGCCCCAGCCCCCGCTGCCGAGGGCCCGCCGGCTCCGGTCGCACCGAGTGAACCGCTTCCGGCGGCCGTCTATGCGCGCCTGGCCGATTCTGCACCGCTGCTGCAGCGGTTGACCGGCAAGGATCGAGAGGCGATCCAGTCCTTCTACGCGCTCGGCAACTTCAAGCCGATCTGGATCGAGAAGGGCGCCTTCACCCCGGCCGCCGATGCGGCGATCGCGCGCTTGCGCGCGGCCGGCGAGGACGGACTCGATCCGAACGCCTACCCGGTGCCGGCGGTGGGCAAGCTCAGCCGACCGGACACGGATGCCGAGATCGCCGAGGCCGACCTCAAGCTCTCGGCCTCGCTCGCCCTCTATGCCCGCGACGCCCGCGGCGGGCGGGTGAACCCGGCCTCGATCTCGAAGCTGATCACGCCCACCCTCGATCTGCCATCGGCCGACGCAGTACTGACCCGCCTCGCCGCGGCGGGCGCGCAGGCCGGCGAGGTGCTGCAATCCTACAATCCGCGTCAGCCGGGCTACCTCGCCCTGAAGGAGCGGCTCGCCGGCCTGAGGGTCGGACGGACGCAAGGCACACCCAGCGTCAAGCTTCCCGACGGACCGGTCCTCAAGCTCGGGATGAGCGATCCGCGCGTGCCGCTGCTGCGCAGCCGCTTCGGCCTAGAGGCGCGCGCGGCAGGCACCCTCGACGCCGCGCCCGGCGAATCCGACGCCTACGACCGCTCCGTCGCCGATGCGGTGAAGGATTTCCAGCGCAGCCGCGGGTTGCCGGCGAGCGGCACCCTCACCCGCGCCACCGTGGCGGCGCTCGCCAACCCGAGCCTGCCGAAGGCGAGCGCGAGCGAGGCCGACATCCTCGTCAACATGGAGCGCTGGCGCTGGCTGCCGTCCGAACTCGGGCCAGACTACGTCCTCGTCAACGTGCCGGAATTCAAGCTGAAGGTTTTTCGCGACGGGCGCCTTCGCGACGAGACTCGGGTGATCGTCGGCAAGCCGACGAGCCCGACGCCAATCTTCTCGGGCATGATGGAGTACGCTGTCGTCAACCCGTCCTGGTACGTGCCGCCCTCAATCCTCAAGCAGATGCTGGCTTCGGGCAAGACGGCCGGATTCGAGGTCGTGCGGCGGGGTAACGTGATCTCCCTGCGCCAGCCGCCGGGGGAGCGCAACGCGCTCGGCTTCATCAAGTTCATGTTCCCCAATCAGCACGCGGTCTACCTTCACGACACGCCGAACCGCTCGCTGTTCTCGGCCTCGACCCGTGCCTTCAGCCATGGCTGCGTGCGCGTGGACGATCCGTTCCGTTTCGCCGATGCGGTCCTGCCGAACTGGACCCAGGAGCGTCTGAAGAAGCTGATCGGCAAGGGCGAGCGGACGCTGCGCCTGCCCGAGAAGCTGCCGGTGCATCTCGCCTACTTCACCGCCGAGGTGGACAGTCTCGGCTCCTACCGCACCCTGCCCGATCTGTACGGCTATGACGGGCCGATGAAGGTGGCGCTGGGCCTCGCCGCCCGCCCGGACGCGGTGGCGAAGGGACCCGCAGCCACGAAGCCCAAGTCCACCGAAGCCCGCCCCAGCGCGCGTCAGGCCACGACGCGCGAGGCGGTCCGCAGCGAGCGCCGCGCCGCGCCGCGCCGGGCGCCCGACATGTTCGGTGAGCCGGACGGCGGCCAAGTCTACGCCTATCCGCAGCGCAGCTTCTGGTAG
- a CDS encoding sigma-54-dependent transcriptional regulator: MSTTVLIIDDDPVQRRLAEAMVRRLGFEARVAENGHDGLTLLRGGESVDVVLLDLVMPGGMDGLSVLAEMRKSGIDTPVIVQTSNGSIDAVVNAMRAGAVDFVVKPAGAERLQVSIKNALRVDQLEEEVRRMRRRASGALGFKDLASKSPDMERVIRLAERAAKSNIPVLIEGESGVGKEVLARAIQGSGDRRGKPFVTVNCGAIPENLVESTLFGHEKGAFTGATERHVGKFVEASGGTLFLDEIGELPLDAQVKLLRALQEGEVDPVGGKRAVRVDIRLISATNRSLLDLVKQGKFREDLYYRLNVFPMTLPPLRARREDIPDLVRSFCARFAAEEGKRLRGITAEAMALLSRYPWPGNVRQLENALFRAVVLADGDELTVAEFPQIAAQVEGFDVRIPPLPSQAALPAGGLEPVREIVRVEVRDPHAMSLVVEETGDMKTMEAVEAEVIRFALQFYRGRMSEVSRRLGIGRSTLYRKLKELGLDEDERSEDAA; encoded by the coding sequence ATGTCGACCACCGTTCTCATCATCGACGACGATCCCGTTCAGCGCCGCCTTGCCGAGGCGATGGTGCGCCGCCTCGGTTTCGAGGCACGGGTCGCGGAGAACGGTCACGACGGCCTGACCCTGCTGCGGGGCGGAGAGAGCGTTGACGTCGTCCTGCTCGATCTCGTCATGCCCGGCGGCATGGACGGATTGAGCGTGCTGGCGGAGATGCGCAAGAGTGGGATCGACACCCCGGTCATCGTGCAGACCTCGAACGGGTCCATCGACGCGGTGGTGAACGCCATGCGCGCGGGCGCCGTCGACTTCGTGGTCAAGCCGGCCGGCGCCGAACGGCTTCAGGTCTCGATCAAGAACGCCCTGCGGGTCGATCAACTGGAGGAGGAGGTGCGCCGCATGCGTCGCCGCGCCTCCGGCGCTCTGGGATTCAAGGATCTCGCCTCGAAGAGCCCGGATATGGAACGGGTGATTCGACTCGCGGAGCGCGCGGCGAAGTCGAACATTCCGGTTCTGATCGAGGGCGAGTCGGGCGTCGGCAAGGAGGTGCTGGCCCGGGCGATCCAGGGCTCGGGCGACCGGCGCGGCAAGCCCTTCGTCACCGTGAATTGCGGCGCGATTCCCGAAAACCTCGTCGAATCCACCCTGTTCGGCCACGAGAAGGGCGCCTTCACCGGTGCCACCGAACGGCATGTCGGCAAGTTCGTCGAGGCCTCGGGCGGCACGCTGTTCCTCGACGAGATCGGCGAACTTCCGCTCGACGCCCAGGTGAAGCTCCTGCGGGCGCTGCAGGAGGGTGAGGTCGATCCCGTGGGCGGCAAGCGCGCCGTGCGCGTCGATATCCGTCTGATCTCGGCGACGAACCGTTCGCTTCTCGACCTGGTGAAGCAGGGCAAGTTCCGCGAGGATCTCTACTATCGTCTCAACGTCTTCCCGATGACGCTGCCGCCGCTGCGGGCCCGGCGCGAGGACATCCCGGATCTGGTGCGCTCGTTCTGCGCGCGGTTCGCCGCGGAGGAAGGCAAACGCCTGCGCGGCATCACGGCGGAGGCGATGGCGCTGCTCTCCCGCTATCCCTGGCCCGGCAACGTGCGCCAGTTGGAGAACGCGCTGTTCCGCGCCGTCGTGCTCGCCGACGGTGACGAGCTGACGGTGGCGGAGTTTCCGCAGATCGCCGCGCAGGTCGAGGGCTTCGACGTGCGCATCCCGCCGCTGCCGTCGCAGGCGGCCCTGCCTGCGGGCGGCCTCGAGCCGGTGCGGGAGATCGTGCGCGTCGAGGTGCGCGATCCGCACGCCATGTCCCTCGTGGTCGAGGAGACCGGCGATATGAAAACGATGGAGGCGGTCGAGGCGGAGGTGATCCGCTTCGCCCTGCAATTCTACCGCGGCCGAATGTCCGAAGTCTCGCGCCGCCTCGGAATCGGCCGATCGACTCTCTACCGCAAGCTCAAGGAACTCGGCCTCGACGAGGACGAGCGGTCCGAGGACGCCGCCTGA
- a CDS encoding ABC1 kinase family protein — MAETDREANRFTARASRYASVGANVGGVAARMAAARLFGGKDGASLNNAAALAQALGGLKGPIMKVAQLLATVPDLLPPEYAAELQKLQADAPPMGAAFVKRRMMAELGVDWQTRFGSFDLRPAAAASLGQVHRAESLDGAPLACKLQYPDMQSAVEADLKQLQVVFALHRRMNSWLDTSEIAKEIGARVREELDYGREAKHAALYGSVLKDIDSVRVPTVHPDLSTKRLLTLGWLDGERILNFADAPIEIRNRIAQAMFRAWWHPFSRAAVIHGDPHLGNYTVFSEGGEAQGINLLDYGCVRIFHPRFVGGVVDLYRGLLEDDRDRVVHAYEVWGFKKLDKETVDILNIWARFIYGPLLEDRTRTVADGIEPGAYGRREAFSVHQALKERGPVTVPQEFVFMDRAAVGLGAVFLHLRSKLNYHRLFEAEIERFSLETLSERQGTALADAGLPAPA, encoded by the coding sequence ATGGCCGAGACCGACCGCGAAGCCAACCGCTTCACCGCCCGCGCGAGCCGTTACGCCAGCGTCGGCGCCAATGTCGGGGGCGTGGCCGCGCGAATGGCGGCGGCGCGCCTGTTCGGCGGCAAGGATGGCGCCAGCCTGAACAACGCCGCGGCTCTCGCGCAGGCGCTGGGCGGCCTCAAGGGCCCGATCATGAAGGTGGCGCAGCTCCTCGCCACCGTGCCCGACCTGCTGCCGCCGGAATACGCGGCGGAACTTCAGAAGCTCCAGGCCGACGCGCCGCCGATGGGCGCGGCCTTCGTCAAGCGCCGGATGATGGCCGAACTCGGCGTCGACTGGCAGACGCGCTTCGGCAGCTTCGACCTCAGGCCCGCCGCCGCCGCCTCGCTGGGGCAGGTCCACCGCGCCGAATCGCTCGACGGCGCGCCGCTCGCCTGCAAGCTCCAGTATCCCGATATGCAATCCGCCGTTGAGGCCGACCTCAAGCAGCTTCAGGTCGTCTTCGCCCTGCACCGGCGGATGAATTCCTGGCTCGACACCTCGGAGATCGCCAAGGAGATCGGCGCCCGGGTGCGCGAGGAGCTGGATTACGGCCGTGAGGCGAAGCATGCCGCGCTCTACGGCAGCGTGCTCAAGGACATCGACTCGGTGCGGGTGCCGACGGTGCATCCCGACCTCTCGACGAAGCGGCTGCTCACCCTCGGCTGGCTCGACGGCGAGCGAATTCTGAACTTCGCCGACGCACCGATCGAGATTCGCAACCGCATCGCCCAGGCGATGTTCAGGGCGTGGTGGCACCCGTTCAGCCGCGCCGCCGTCATTCACGGCGATCCGCATCTGGGCAATTACACCGTCTTTTCCGAGGGCGGGGAGGCGCAGGGAATTAATTTGCTCGATTACGGCTGCGTGCGGATCTTCCATCCCCGCTTCGTCGGTGGCGTGGTCGATCTCTATCGTGGGCTCTTGGAGGACGACCGCGACCGCGTCGTCCACGCCTACGAAGTCTGGGGCTTCAAGAAGCTCGACAAGGAGACCGTCGACATCCTCAACATCTGGGCCCGCTTCATCTATGGCCCGCTACTGGAAGACCGCACGCGCACCGTCGCCGACGGCATTGAGCCGGGGGCCTACGGACGGCGCGAAGCCTTCTCCGTGCATCAGGCGCTGAAGGAGCGGGGACCGGTCACGGTCCCACAGGAATTCGTCTTCATGGACCGGGCGGCGGTGGGCCTCGGTGCGGTGTTTCTGCACTTGCGCTCTAAACTGAACTACCATCGCCTGTTCGAGGCCGAAATCGAGCGGTTCTCCCTGGAGACGCTGTCCGAGCGACAGGGAACGGCGCTCGCGGACGCTGGCTTGCCCGCCCCGGCCTGA
- a CDS encoding proton-translocating transhydrogenase family protein, translating to MATPLPPVSPADQANAAAAAARAAADIAQQNAAHAQSIADALGHGVAAATHGAVDPTVFRLAIFVLAIFVGYYVVWSVTPALHTPLMSVTNAISSVIIVGALLAVGVPLIEKGTGWARFFGFIGIVLASVNIFGGFLVTQRMLGMYKKKA from the coding sequence ATGGCAACCCCCCTTCCGCCCGTCTCGCCTGCTGATCAGGCCAACGCCGCCGCGGCCGCCGCTCGCGCCGCGGCCGATATCGCCCAGCAGAACGCCGCACACGCCCAGTCGATCGCCGACGCGCTCGGCCATGGCGTCGCTGCCGCCACCCACGGCGCGGTCGATCCGACCGTGTTCCGCCTCGCGATCTTCGTGCTCGCGATCTTCGTCGGCTACTACGTCGTCTGGTCGGTGACGCCCGCGCTGCACACGCCGCTGATGTCCGTCACCAACGCGATCTCCTCCGTCATCATCGTCGGCGCGCTGCTCGCCGTCGGTGTCCCGCTGATCGAGAAGGGCACCGGCTGGGCTCGCTTCTTCGGCTTCATCGGTATCGTTCTCGCCTCCGTGAACATCTTCGGCGGCTTCCTCGTCACACAGCGCATGCTCGGCATGTACAAGAAGAAGGCCTGA
- a CDS encoding aa3-type cytochrome c oxidase subunit IV, producing MADTKTLTGLNYSPAMDEKTHEQTYRGFVRFVEIGTVTVLCWVAALAIGGVHEAWVTAIIGVLVSWAAAAVGAFVPAIGWKAQAFVLAALLAILFLS from the coding sequence ATGGCGGACACGAAGACCCTCACCGGCCTGAACTACAGCCCGGCGATGGACGAGAAGACCCACGAGCAGACCTACCGGGGCTTCGTCCGCTTCGTCGAGATCGGCACCGTCACGGTTCTGTGCTGGGTCGCGGCCCTCGCCATCGGCGGCGTGCACGAGGCGTGGGTGACCGCGATTATCGGCGTGCTGGTGTCCTGGGCGGCCGCGGCGGTCGGTGCCTTCGTCCCAGCCATCGGCTGGAAGGCCCAGGCCTTCGTCCTCGCCGCCCTTCTCGCGATCCTCTTCCTGAGCTGA
- a CDS encoding DUF882 domain-containing protein: MLRTIRDRLPSNRTTPSPRLKRLASAAGAMAALLVAGTAETQDAVANGDTRTLSMVHQHTGETLTVTFKRDGRYDRAALDQINWLMRDWRENESVKMDPRLFDVVWEAQRSVGSTAPLRIVCGYRSPKTNTMLRRRSSGVADTSQHMLGKAMDFFMTDASIDQIRAVGMRMQRGGVGWYPRSGSPFVHLDVGSVRSWPRMSHDQLARLFPDGKTVHLPADGKPLARYEEARAEILSRGGTVLGYTAVASADEIDDGPGLKGFFASLFGGSSGTDAPPAALANAPAPSKARAKPSIVVASADPADGAAAMAYAAPAASEALRATSLRRDGASAKELLTGEADQSIVAPLPPRRPSEFAVVATALTIPLPPQRPVRLASLNGEGLSGMVHVAEAETDTAGSSEPDAAEARLVPADADPREQVRGLLFAAVQGVSEPASRTAPIRVALARPRPDEVLPAEALHTPSEPLASRFSTEPWPLSAARFTGSVTNGPSLAR, encoded by the coding sequence ATGCTGCGCACGATCCGAGACCGCCTGCCCTCGAACCGGACGACGCCTTCCCCGCGCCTGAAGCGTCTGGCCTCCGCCGCCGGCGCCATGGCGGCTTTGCTGGTGGCCGGAACGGCCGAAACCCAGGATGCGGTCGCCAACGGCGACACGCGCACCCTCTCGATGGTTCATCAGCACACCGGTGAGACGCTGACCGTCACCTTCAAGCGCGACGGCCGCTACGACCGGGCCGCCCTCGATCAGATCAACTGGCTGATGCGCGATTGGCGCGAGAATGAATCGGTCAAGATGGACCCGCGCCTGTTCGACGTGGTGTGGGAGGCGCAACGCTCCGTCGGCTCGACCGCCCCTCTGCGCATCGTCTGCGGCTACCGCAGCCCGAAGACCAACACCATGCTGCGCCGTCGCTCCTCGGGCGTCGCCGACACCAGCCAGCACATGCTCGGCAAGGCCATGGATTTCTTCATGACCGATGCCTCGATCGACCAGATCCGCGCGGTCGGCATGCGGATGCAGCGCGGCGGCGTCGGGTGGTATCCCCGTTCCGGCTCGCCCTTCGTCCATCTCGATGTCGGGTCGGTACGGTCGTGGCCGCGCATGAGCCACGACCAGCTCGCGCGGCTGTTTCCGGACGGCAAGACGGTCCATCTGCCGGCCGATGGCAAGCCGCTGGCCCGCTACGAGGAGGCGCGCGCCGAGATCCTGTCGCGCGGCGGCACGGTGCTCGGCTACACGGCGGTCGCCAGCGCTGACGAGATCGACGACGGCCCTGGCCTGAAGGGCTTCTTCGCCTCGCTCTTCGGCGGGAGCAGCGGCACAGACGCGCCGCCGGCCGCGCTCGCCAATGCACCGGCGCCGTCCAAGGCGCGGGCCAAGCCGAGCATCGTTGTCGCGAGCGCCGACCCGGCCGACGGGGCCGCCGCCATGGCCTACGCCGCACCGGCCGCTTCCGAGGCCTTGCGCGCGACGAGCCTGCGTCGGGACGGTGCCTCGGCGAAGGAGTTGCTGACCGGGGAAGCCGACCAATCGATCGTCGCGCCGCTTCCGCCGCGGCGCCCCTCCGAGTTCGCCGTCGTCGCCACGGCTCTCACCATCCCCCTTCCGCCGCAGCGTCCGGTGCGCCTCGCCTCCCTCAACGGCGAGGGCTTGAGCGGCATGGTGCATGTGGCGGAAGCTGAGACCGACACTGCCGGGTCGTCCGAACCGGACGCGGCCGAGGCGCGTCTCGTGCCGGCGGATGCCGACCCGCGCGAGCAGGTGCGCGGCCTGCTCTTCGCCGCGGTTCAGGGCGTCTCCGAGCCCGCCTCCCGGACAGCTCCGATTCGCGTGGCGCTCGCCCGCCCACGCCCCGATGAAGTCCTCCCCGCGGAGGCGCTGCATACCCCGTCGGAGCCCCTCGCGAGCCGCTTCTCGACCGAGCCATGGCCGCTTTCCGCCGCCCGCTTCACCGGCTCCGTCACGAACGGACCCTCCCTCGCCCGCTGA
- a CDS encoding M3 family oligoendopeptidase has product MSSRAVFAALTPDLLRGAEELAAVRGALQAADLGVLPEWDLTDLYSGMDDPAFRADLERAESDSRVFGERYAGRIAEIAAGPDASAALGAAVQAYERIEDLMGRLMSYAGLVYSGDTTDESRAKFYGDTRERLTTASGDLLFFGLELNRVEDGVLDAAMADGPLAHYRPWIEDLRREKPYQLDDRTEKLFLDKSVTSSAAWDRLFNETIAALRFPVQGERLTLEPTLNKLQDPDGAVRKEAALAIGDTLRSNLRIFTLITNTLAKDKEISDRWRGFKDVADARHLSNRVEPEVVAAMVEAVRAAYPRLSHRYYRLKAKWFGVDSLPYWDRNAPLPKVEQRTIPWAQARDTVLEAYNAFSPDMAGIAKKFFDGGWIDAPTRPGKAPGAFAHPTVPSAHPYVLVNYQGKPRDVMTLAHELGHGVHQVLAAPNGALMAPTPLTLAETASVFGEMLTFRRLLSQTTDPTQRRAMLAAKVEDMINTVVRQIAFYSFERKVHLARAKGELTAEQINELWMSVQAESLGPAITLDKGYEPFWAYIPHFIHSPFYVYAYAFGDCLVNSLYGVYARAEPGFVERYFALLSAGGSKPYGELLKPFGLDASDPGFWQIGLGMIEGMIAELEAMEAA; this is encoded by the coding sequence ATGTCGAGCCGAGCCGTCTTCGCTGCCCTGACTCCGGACTTGTTGAGGGGGGCTGAGGAACTTGCGGCCGTGCGAGGCGCGCTGCAGGCGGCCGATCTCGGCGTACTGCCGGAATGGGACCTGACCGACCTTTACTCCGGCATGGACGACCCCGCCTTCCGTGCGGATCTCGAACGGGCCGAGTCGGACAGCCGGGTCTTCGGCGAGCGCTACGCGGGACGGATTGCCGAGATCGCCGCCGGACCGGACGCTTCTGCCGCGCTCGGCGCGGCGGTGCAGGCCTACGAGCGGATCGAGGACCTGATGGGGCGGCTGATGTCCTATGCCGGGCTCGTCTATTCCGGCGACACCACCGACGAGAGCCGCGCCAAGTTCTACGGCGACACCCGCGAGCGCCTGACCACGGCGTCGGGCGACCTGCTGTTCTTCGGCCTTGAACTAAATCGCGTCGAGGACGGCGTGCTCGACGCGGCGATGGCCGACGGCCCGCTCGCCCATTACCGTCCCTGGATCGAGGATCTGCGCCGCGAGAAACCGTACCAGCTCGACGACCGCACGGAGAAGCTGTTCCTCGACAAGTCGGTCACGTCGAGCGCCGCCTGGGACCGGCTCTTCAATGAGACCATCGCCGCTCTGCGCTTCCCCGTGCAGGGCGAGCGCCTGACCCTGGAGCCGACCCTCAACAAGCTTCAGGATCCGGACGGCGCGGTGCGCAAGGAGGCGGCGCTCGCCATCGGCGACACGCTGCGGTCGAACCTGCGCATCTTCACGCTGATCACCAACACCCTAGCCAAGGACAAGGAGATCTCCGACCGTTGGCGCGGCTTCAAGGACGTGGCCGACGCCCGCCACCTCTCGAACCGTGTGGAGCCGGAGGTGGTCGCCGCGATGGTCGAGGCTGTGCGCGCGGCCTATCCCCGCCTCTCGCACCGCTACTACCGGCTCAAGGCCAAGTGGTTCGGCGTTGATTCGTTGCCCTACTGGGACCGCAACGCGCCGCTGCCGAAAGTCGAGCAGCGCACGATTCCCTGGGCGCAGGCCCGCGACACGGTGCTGGAGGCCTACAATGCCTTTTCGCCGGACATGGCCGGCATTGCCAAAAAGTTCTTCGACGGCGGCTGGATCGATGCGCCGACCCGGCCTGGCAAGGCGCCCGGCGCTTTCGCGCACCCGACCGTGCCCTCGGCTCACCCCTACGTGCTGGTGAACTATCAGGGCAAGCCGCGGGACGTGATGACGCTGGCGCACGAACTCGGCCACGGCGTGCATCAGGTGCTCGCCGCACCCAACGGCGCGCTGATGGCGCCGACGCCCCTCACGCTCGCCGAGACCGCCAGCGTGTTCGGCGAGATGCTGACCTTCCGCCGGTTGCTGAGCCAGACCACCGACCCGACCCAGCGCCGGGCGATGCTGGCGGCCAAGGTCGAGGACATGATCAACACGGTCGTGCGCCAGATCGCGTTCTACTCGTTCGAGCGGAAGGTCCATCTCGCCCGCGCGAAGGGCGAGCTGACGGCGGAGCAGATCAACGAACTCTGGATGTCGGTGCAGGCGGAGAGCCTCGGCCCGGCCATCACCCTCGACAAGGGCTACGAGCCGTTCTGGGCCTACATCCCGCACTTCATCCACTCGCCGTTCTACGTCTACGCCTACGCCTTCGGCGACTGCCTCGTGAACTCGCTCTACGGCGTCTACGCCCGCGCCGAGCCCGGCTTCGTCGAGCGCTACTTCGCCCTGCTCTCCGCCGGCGGCTCGAAGCCCTATGGCGAACTGCTCAAGCCGTTCGGGCTCGATGCCAGCGATCCGGGCTTCTGGCAGATCGGTCTCGGGATGATCGAGGGGATGATCGCCGAGCTGGAGGCGATGGAGGCTGCCTGA
- a CDS encoding Re/Si-specific NAD(P)(+) transhydrogenase subunit alpha has translation MRIAVLTETDPIEPRVAAVPETVKKFIGLGSDVVVQSGAGAKAGVPDSEYEAAGAKIAGSAEEALSGADLILKVRRPNADELAKIQKGATVVAIMDPYGHEDALKAAAEAGVNTFAMELMPRITRAQVMDVLSSQANLAGYRAVVDGAAEYGRSLPMMMTAAGTVPAARIFIMGVGVAGLQAIATARRMGAVVTATDVRPATKEQVESLGAKFVAVEDDEFKQAETSGGYAKEMSAEYQKKQAELVKGHIAKQDIVITTALIPGRPAPKLVSEEMVASMKPGSVLVDLAVERGGNVAGAKAGEIVTVGNGVKIVGHVNVPGRLAATASSLYARNLYAFVETMIDKEAKALAVKWDDELVKATNLTRDGQVVHPNFQPKA, from the coding sequence ATGCGTATTGCCGTCTTGACGGAGACGGACCCGATAGAACCACGGGTCGCGGCCGTCCCAGAAACGGTCAAGAAGTTCATTGGTCTGGGCAGTGATGTCGTCGTGCAATCGGGAGCGGGCGCCAAAGCCGGCGTCCCCGATTCCGAGTATGAGGCCGCCGGCGCCAAGATCGCCGGCAGCGCCGAGGAAGCGCTCTCCGGCGCCGACCTCATCCTCAAGGTCCGCCGCCCGAACGCGGACGAATTGGCCAAGATCCAGAAGGGCGCCACGGTCGTCGCGATCATGGACCCCTACGGTCACGAGGACGCGCTGAAGGCCGCGGCCGAGGCCGGCGTCAACACCTTCGCCATGGAGCTGATGCCCCGCATCACCCGCGCGCAGGTGATGGACGTGCTCTCGTCCCAGGCCAACCTCGCCGGCTACCGCGCCGTGGTCGACGGTGCCGCCGAGTACGGCCGCTCCCTGCCGATGATGATGACCGCCGCCGGCACCGTGCCCGCCGCGCGCATCTTCATCATGGGCGTCGGCGTCGCCGGCCTCCAAGCCATCGCCACCGCCCGCCGCATGGGGGCCGTGGTGACCGCCACCGACGTGCGCCCCGCCACCAAGGAACAGGTCGAATCGCTCGGCGCCAAGTTCGTCGCCGTCGAGGACGACGAGTTCAAGCAGGCCGAGACCTCCGGCGGCTACGCCAAGGAGATGTCGGCCGAGTACCAGAAGAAGCAGGCCGAGCTGGTCAAGGGCCACATCGCCAAGCAGGACATCGTCATCACGACGGCCCTGATCCCGGGCCGCCCCGCGCCGAAGCTCGTCTCCGAGGAGATGGTCGCCTCGATGAAGCCGGGTTCGGTGCTCGTGGACCTCGCGGTCGAGCGCGGCGGCAACGTCGCCGGCGCCAAGGCTGGCGAGATCGTCACGGTCGGCAACGGCGTGAAGATCGTCGGTCACGTCAACGTGCCGGGCCGCCTCGCGGCGACCGCTTCGAGCCTCTACGCCCGCAACCTCTACGCCTTCGTCGAGACGATGATCGACAAGGAAGCGAAGGCGCTGGCGGTGAAGTGGGACGACGAGCTCGTCAAGGCCACCAACCTCACCCGCGACGGTCAGGTGGTCCACCCCAACTTTCAGCCCAAAGCCTGA
- a CDS encoding AbrB/MazE/SpoVT family DNA-binding domain-containing protein: MKLEVKRVGNSTGLILPKELVGRLKLEQGDWLYVTENADGTVRLSPYDPTFEKGMKIAERAMKTYRNALAELAK; encoded by the coding sequence ATGAAGCTCGAAGTCAAGCGCGTCGGCAATTCGACCGGCCTCATCCTGCCAAAGGAACTCGTCGGCCGGCTCAAGCTTGAGCAAGGCGATTGGCTCTATGTGACCGAGAACGCAGACGGCACAGTGCGCCTATCGCCCTACGATCCGACCTTTGAGAAGGGGATGAAAATCGCCGAGCGGGCTATGAAAACCTACCGGAATGCTCTGGCCGAATTGGCGAAGTGA